The Rattus rattus isolate New Zealand chromosome X, Rrattus_CSIRO_v1, whole genome shotgun sequence genome has a window encoding:
- the LOC116888236 gene encoding serine protease inhibitor Kazal-type 7 translates to MKLLGGLLLLFTATCLCNSFSEVTSHPSPTVDCDIYKKYPVVAIPCPIENIPVCGSDYITYGNKCKLCTEILRSNGKIQFLHEGHC, encoded by the exons ATGAAGCTCCTTGGTGGTCTCCTGCTACTCTTCACAGCAACCTGTTTGTGCAACAGCTTCTCCG AAGTTACCAGCCACCCTTCACCCACA GTGGACTGTGACATATACAAGAAGTACCCAGTGGTGGCCATCCCTTGCCCCATTGAAAACATCCCAGTTTGTGGATCTGACTATATCACTTACGGGAATAAATGCAAGTTGTGTACAGAGATCTT GAGAAGTAATGGGAAAATTCAGTTTCTTCATGAAGGGCACTGCTAA